From Amphritea atlantica, a single genomic window includes:
- a CDS encoding transposase — protein MKGNSSALRKGRFSEPGRIYLVTFVTCQRKPIFTDLYCGRVVIRSMVFMADNVETLAYVIMPDHVHWLVELRNGSLEHLIHSLKSFSAKEINKRLGQSGHIWQKGFHDHAIRNEEDLTEIARYMVMNPVRAGLVKSYREYSLWDAVWV, from the coding sequence ATGAAAGGGAATTCATCTGCTCTGCGAAAAGGCCGGTTTTCTGAGCCTGGTCGGATCTATCTGGTTACGTTTGTAACCTGTCAGCGTAAACCTATCTTTACAGATCTCTATTGTGGACGAGTTGTTATACGTTCAATGGTTTTTATGGCCGATAACGTTGAGACGCTTGCGTATGTAATCATGCCTGATCATGTTCACTGGCTGGTGGAACTACGTAATGGTTCACTTGAGCATTTAATCCATTCTCTCAAATCATTTTCAGCTAAAGAGATCAATAAAAGACTGGGGCAGTCGGGGCATATCTGGCAAAAAGGTTTTCATGATCATGCTATCAGGAATGAAGAGGATTTAACGGAGATCGCGCGTTATATGGTTATGAATCCGGTTAGGGCAGGGTTAGTGAAAAGTTACAGAGAGTATTCGTTGTGGGATGCGGTTTGGGTTTAA
- the galE gene encoding UDP-glucose 4-epimerase GalE, translating into MAILVTGGAGYIGSHTVVMLLEAGYEVVVLDNLCNSHPEVFNRVEQITGKRPVFVEGDIRDRVCLNTVFSEYAIESVIHFAGLKAVGESVAQPLRYYQNNVEGSLTLFDVMASNGCKRIVFSSSATVYGDPASVPIREDFPLSATNPYGQSKLMIENILRDLAVSDSAWQISLLRYFNPVGAHTSGLMGEDPAGIPNNLMPFVAQVAVGKREKLSVFGGDYPTVDGTGVRDYIHVEDLAAGHLCALAALNPQHDCRAYNLGTGNGYSVLEVVKAFACASEREIPYQIVARRAGDIAECYADPSFSQGALGWIAKYDLKRMVEDHWRWQINNPEGYR; encoded by the coding sequence ATGGCAATTCTGGTTACGGGCGGGGCTGGCTACATTGGGTCTCATACCGTTGTTATGTTACTTGAGGCGGGCTATGAGGTTGTCGTGCTTGATAACCTGTGTAACAGCCATCCTGAGGTCTTTAACCGGGTCGAACAGATCACCGGAAAACGCCCGGTTTTTGTGGAAGGGGATATCCGTGACCGGGTGTGTCTGAATACGGTTTTTTCTGAGTATGCTATTGAGTCGGTTATCCACTTTGCGGGATTAAAAGCGGTAGGGGAGTCGGTTGCTCAGCCTCTGCGCTATTATCAGAACAATGTCGAAGGCTCGTTGACCCTTTTTGATGTGATGGCCAGCAATGGCTGCAAGCGTATTGTGTTTAGTTCATCGGCGACGGTTTATGGCGACCCGGCTTCGGTTCCCATCCGTGAAGACTTCCCTCTGTCAGCCACCAACCCCTATGGTCAGTCGAAGCTGATGATTGAAAATATCCTCAGGGATCTGGCTGTGTCAGATAGTGCATGGCAGATATCCCTGTTGCGTTATTTCAATCCGGTGGGGGCTCACACGAGTGGTCTGATGGGTGAAGATCCTGCGGGTATTCCCAATAACCTGATGCCGTTTGTCGCCCAGGTTGCCGTCGGTAAACGTGAAAAACTAAGTGTGTTTGGCGGGGATTATCCAACGGTTGATGGTACCGGTGTGCGTGATTATATCCATGTAGAAGACCTGGCGGCCGGGCACCTGTGTGCGTTAGCTGCCCTGAATCCGCAACATGATTGCAGGGCGTATAACTTAGGCACAGGCAATGGCTATTCAGTGCTTGAGGTCGTAAAGGCGTTTGCCTGTGCCTCCGAGCGGGAGATTCCGTATCAGATTGTTGCGCGGCGCGCGGGTGATATTGCAGAATGCTATGCTGATCCGTCGTTCAGTCAGGGGGCACTGGGTTGGATTGCGAAGTATGATCTTAAACGGATGGTTGAAGATCACTGGCGCTGGCAGATCAATAATCCAGAGGGGTATAGGTAA
- a CDS encoding SLC13 family permease — MEFSAGLTLFTLISVLLLLVFSHIAADMVLMAAMGVLIIFKILTPAEALVGFSNPGVITIAAFYVVAAGLKETGAVRWAGQLLLGLPESEKRSLLRVVIPTSLLSAFMNNTAVVAMFIPAVQDWARRIKIPVSKLLLPLSYAAILGGTCTLIGTSTNLVVDGLLQAETGVALGMFDLAWVGVPVLFIAGGLIVLLAPVLLPDRKGVVEQLELAREYVVELVVSPAGPIVGKTVAQAGLRHLTYGYLIDIRRRGQLITAVSPDVVLEADDVLVFVGAAESAHELRGIRGLLPSGDGLENLGIALQERCLVEAVIGPEFFGLDQTVRESRFRSRFRAAILSVCRQGQRLDGKIGDIQLQMGDTLLLEASDDFVSQYRSRRDFLLVSALNESTPPDFARAPVAIGTLLLMVLVSATGLLSILEASFMAAGIMLASRCVSVSKARRNVDLSVLMVIASSFALGAAMVKTGNARLIADGLLFSDGITPWQALILIYLITVIFTELITNNAAAVLMFPIAMALAEQLGVSYMPFIIAIMFAASASFITPLGYQTNLMVYGPGGYRFTDYARLGIPLSITVAVVSLFLIPQIWHF, encoded by the coding sequence ATGGAATTCTCAGCGGGACTCACTCTCTTTACACTTATTTCGGTACTGCTATTGCTGGTTTTTAGCCATATTGCAGCAGATATGGTTCTCATGGCGGCCATGGGTGTTTTAATCATCTTCAAAATACTGACGCCTGCAGAAGCGCTGGTGGGTTTTTCAAACCCGGGAGTGATTACCATTGCTGCTTTTTATGTGGTCGCTGCCGGGCTGAAAGAGACGGGGGCGGTGCGCTGGGCTGGTCAGCTTTTACTTGGCTTGCCCGAGAGTGAAAAACGTTCACTGCTCCGGGTGGTTATCCCAACCTCGCTACTCAGTGCTTTCATGAACAATACCGCTGTCGTCGCCATGTTTATTCCGGCAGTTCAGGACTGGGCCCGCAGGATCAAGATCCCCGTTTCTAAACTGCTTCTACCCTTGAGTTATGCCGCCATTCTTGGCGGGACCTGCACCCTTATCGGCACGAGTACCAACCTGGTGGTGGATGGGCTGCTTCAGGCTGAGACCGGCGTTGCCCTGGGAATGTTTGATCTGGCTTGGGTCGGGGTTCCGGTGTTGTTCATCGCGGGGGGACTGATTGTCTTATTAGCGCCTGTTTTACTACCCGACCGGAAAGGTGTCGTTGAGCAGCTTGAATTGGCCCGGGAATATGTGGTTGAGCTGGTTGTTAGTCCAGCCGGCCCTATTGTCGGAAAAACCGTTGCTCAGGCGGGCTTGCGGCACCTGACGTATGGATATCTTATTGATATCAGACGGCGCGGGCAGTTAATCACGGCGGTTTCTCCCGATGTTGTGCTCGAAGCGGATGATGTGCTGGTGTTTGTTGGTGCCGCTGAAAGTGCGCATGAGCTTCGCGGGATACGGGGGTTGCTGCCCTCTGGTGATGGTCTGGAAAACCTGGGGATCGCGTTGCAGGAGCGCTGCCTGGTTGAGGCGGTGATTGGTCCTGAGTTTTTCGGGCTGGATCAGACCGTGAGAGAGTCCCGCTTTCGCAGTCGCTTCCGGGCGGCAATCTTATCTGTGTGTCGGCAGGGTCAGCGTCTGGACGGCAAGATCGGTGATATCCAGCTGCAGATGGGCGATACGCTATTACTGGAAGCCAGTGATGATTTTGTCAGTCAGTATCGCTCCCGAAGAGACTTTCTGTTGGTGAGTGCGCTGAATGAATCGACCCCTCCCGATTTTGCCCGGGCGCCTGTTGCCATCGGGACGCTGCTGTTGATGGTGCTGGTCAGTGCAACGGGCTTGTTATCAATTCTTGAAGCCTCCTTTATGGCTGCGGGGATTATGCTGGCGAGCCGGTGTGTATCCGTATCCAAAGCCCGTCGGAACGTCGATTTATCTGTGCTGATGGTGATCGCGTCCTCTTTTGCACTCGGCGCGGCCATGGTGAAAACGGGCAATGCCCGCCTTATTGCAGACGGGTTGCTGTTTTCTGATGGCATCACTCCCTGGCAGGCATTGATACTGATCTATCTTATAACGGTTATATTTACGGAACTGATTACTAACAATGCTGCCGCAGTGCTGATGTTCCCGATCGCTATGGCGTTAGCGGAGCAGTTGGGGGTTAGCTATATGCCGTTTATTATCGCGATTATGTTTGCGGCTTCTGCCAGCTTTATAACCCCCCTGGGCTATCAGACTAATTTGATGGTGTATGGTCCGGGAGGGTATCGTTTTACAGATTATGCCCGGTTAGGTATACCGCTTAGTATAACCGTTGCGGTGGTGTCACTGTTTCTGATTCCGCAGATCTGGCATTTTTAA
- the cysQ gene encoding 3'(2'),5'-bisphosphate nucleotidase CysQ, with amino-acid sequence MFNNQDIIDLAKHAGAAIMAIYQRDFAVYEKQDESPLTEADLASHHCIVDGLKRLTPQIPVLSEESDADEHLERMSWQRYWLIDPLDGTKEFIKKNDEFTVNIALIDQGKAVFGVVYAPALDVTYWGDADGAFKESAGQVESIKVSAIPAEGAVWRVVGSRSHQTDEFKAFVKGLPDTEVVSMGSSLKLCLVAEGAADLYPRLGLTSEWDTAAAHAVVSAAGGLVLQYPELTPLLYNTRPNTLLNPFFIVCAEKSDKWG; translated from the coding sequence ATGTTCAATAATCAAGATATTATCGATCTGGCTAAACACGCGGGCGCTGCAATCATGGCGATCTATCAACGTGATTTTGCTGTGTATGAAAAGCAGGATGAAAGTCCGCTGACGGAAGCTGATTTAGCCTCTCACCATTGTATTGTTGACGGGCTTAAACGACTGACGCCTCAGATTCCGGTTTTATCTGAGGAGTCCGATGCTGATGAACATCTGGAGCGTATGTCATGGCAGCGATACTGGCTGATTGATCCGCTCGATGGAACCAAAGAGTTTATCAAGAAGAACGACGAGTTTACCGTCAATATTGCCCTGATCGATCAGGGTAAAGCTGTGTTTGGTGTTGTTTATGCGCCGGCACTGGATGTTACGTATTGGGGTGATGCTGACGGGGCGTTTAAAGAGTCCGCTGGACAGGTTGAGTCAATCAAGGTGTCTGCTATTCCCGCTGAAGGTGCCGTCTGGCGTGTAGTGGGAAGCCGTTCACATCAGACTGATGAATTCAAAGCGTTTGTTAAGGGGCTGCCGGATACCGAAGTGGTTTCCATGGGCAGTTCTCTGAAACTGTGTCTGGTTGCCGAGGGCGCCGCTGATCTTTATCCGCGTCTGGGATTAACCAGTGAATGGGATACTGCTGCGGCACATGCTGTGGTCAGTGCAGCCGGAGGTCTGGTTCTGCAATACCCTGAGCTGACACCGCTGCTGTACAATACCCGCCCGAACACGCTGTTGAATCCATTCTTTATTGTCTGCGCTGAAAAGTCGGATAAGTGGGGTTGA